The following coding sequences are from one Streptomyces sp. NBC_01294 window:
- a CDS encoding GNAT family N-acetyltransferase: MEIELRETTDDDLAVFWEQSTDPALQRMAALTREYHYDRGRFDAHWEKVRGDPAVTPRTVLADGVVVGHAAVFGPPEEREVTYVIGREHWGRGIATRALAELIRLEDTRPLHAGAAADNAGSIRVLEKCGFTVTGRVREFALARGEEMDVVLLTLR, from the coding sequence GTGGAGATCGAGCTGCGCGAGACGACGGACGACGATCTCGCCGTCTTCTGGGAGCAGTCGACGGACCCCGCCCTCCAGCGAATGGCGGCGTTGACGAGGGAGTACCACTACGACCGGGGCCGCTTCGACGCGCATTGGGAGAAAGTGCGGGGCGACCCGGCCGTGACGCCGCGCACGGTGCTGGCCGACGGAGTCGTGGTCGGCCACGCCGCCGTGTTCGGGCCGCCGGAAGAGCGCGAGGTGACGTACGTGATCGGCCGCGAGCACTGGGGACGGGGCATCGCGACCCGGGCGCTGGCGGAGCTGATCCGGCTGGAGGACACCCGCCCCCTGCACGCGGGGGCGGCGGCCGACAACGCGGGCTCGATCCGCGTGCTGGAGAAGTGCGGTTTCACCGTCACCGGCCGCGTCCGCGAATTCGCCCTGGCCCGCGGCGAAGAGATGGA
- a CDS encoding IS481 family transposase, which produces MPHRNAPLTETGRLRLARCVVEDGWTHRRAAERFQVSPTTAQRWADRYRTLGDAGMHDRSSRPHNSPRRTPTRTERRIIKVRVLRRWGPARIAHLLGLVPSTVHRVLTRFGLARLSHLDRATGRVIRRYERPKPGELVHVDIKKLGNIPDGGGHRALGRQAGRKTRSGTGYSYIHTAVDDHSRLAYSEILADEKKETAAGFWTRAQAFFTGCGITVERVLTDNGACYKSHAWRDTLAAAGITHKRTRPYRPQTNGKVERLNRTLLEEWAYARPYRSEQERRDAFPGWLHTYNHHRGHTALAGKPPASRVPNLTGQYT; this is translated from the coding sequence ATGCCCCACCGTAATGCACCCCTGACCGAGACCGGACGGCTGCGGCTTGCCCGCTGCGTGGTCGAGGACGGCTGGACCCACCGCCGGGCAGCCGAACGCTTCCAGGTCTCCCCGACGACCGCCCAGCGGTGGGCCGACCGCTACCGAACGCTCGGCGACGCGGGCATGCACGACCGGTCTTCCCGCCCGCACAACAGCCCGCGCCGGACCCCGACCCGCACCGAACGCCGGATCATCAAGGTCCGCGTCCTGCGCAGGTGGGGACCCGCCCGCATCGCCCACCTGCTCGGCCTGGTGCCCTCAACCGTGCACCGGGTGCTGACCCGGTTCGGCCTGGCCCGCCTGTCCCATCTGGACCGGGCCACCGGCCGCGTCATACGACGCTACGAACGACCCAAGCCCGGCGAACTCGTCCACGTCGACATCAAGAAGCTCGGCAACATCCCTGACGGCGGCGGCCACAGGGCTCTCGGCCGACAGGCAGGCCGCAAGACCAGGTCCGGCACGGGCTACAGCTACATCCACACCGCCGTCGACGACCACTCCCGCCTCGCCTACAGCGAGATCCTGGCCGACGAGAAGAAGGAGACCGCCGCCGGCTTCTGGACCCGGGCCCAGGCGTTCTTCACCGGCTGCGGGATCACCGTCGAACGCGTCCTGACCGACAACGGCGCCTGCTACAAGTCCCACGCCTGGCGCGACACCCTGGCGGCGGCCGGGATCACCCACAAGCGAACCCGGCCCTACCGGCCCCAGACCAACGGCAAAGTCGAACGCCTCAACCGCACCCTGCTGGAGGAATGGGCCTATGCCCGCCCCTACCGGTCAGAGCAGGAACGACGCGACGCTTTCCCCGGCTGGCTGCACACCTACAATCACCACCGCGGACACACCGCGCTCGCAGGCAAACCACCCGCCAGCCGCGTCCCCAACCTCACAGGGCAATACACCTAG
- a CDS encoding helix-turn-helix transcriptional regulator translates to MRADRLLSLLLLLQNRGRMTAPELAAELEVSVRTVYRDIDALSASGVPVLADRGPAGGYRLTDGYRTRLTGLTDNQAGSLFLAGAPGPARELGLGADLAAAQLKLQAALPAALAGRARQIRDRFHLDAPAWFREADPVPHLAQIAQAVWDQRLLHAHYRRPRGEVRRELRPLGLVLKGGIWYLVAAAEEAVRTYRVSRFLAVETAPDGFERPAGFELAAYWRESTGRLDAALHQQTAELRLSPLGQRLLPMRFGAAGARALADAGPADADGWVRLRLPVESEAVAVGDLLRLGTEAEVLGPPELRRALAETVTALAGRYACPPHGRDGQEERDGQDGQDGP, encoded by the coding sequence ATGCGCGCCGACCGGCTCCTCTCCCTGCTCCTGCTGCTGCAGAACCGCGGCCGGATGACCGCGCCCGAGCTCGCCGCCGAGCTCGAGGTGTCCGTGCGCACCGTCTACCGCGACATCGACGCCCTCAGTGCCTCCGGCGTCCCCGTCCTCGCCGACCGGGGCCCGGCCGGCGGCTACCGGCTGACCGACGGCTACCGCACCCGCCTCACCGGCCTCACGGACAACCAGGCCGGCTCCCTCTTCCTGGCGGGCGCCCCCGGACCCGCGCGGGAACTCGGCCTCGGCGCCGACCTGGCCGCGGCCCAGCTGAAGCTCCAGGCCGCGCTCCCCGCCGCACTCGCCGGACGGGCCCGGCAGATCCGGGACCGCTTCCACCTCGACGCACCGGCCTGGTTCCGGGAGGCCGACCCCGTCCCGCACCTCGCGCAGATCGCCCAGGCCGTCTGGGACCAGCGCCTCCTGCACGCCCACTACCGCCGCCCGCGCGGCGAGGTGCGGCGCGAGCTGCGGCCGCTCGGCCTCGTCCTCAAGGGCGGCATCTGGTACCTCGTGGCCGCGGCCGAGGAGGCCGTCCGCACCTACCGGGTCTCCCGGTTCCTGGCGGTGGAGACGGCGCCGGACGGCTTCGAACGGCCCGCCGGATTCGAACTCGCCGCGTACTGGCGGGAGTCCACCGGCCGCCTGGACGCGGCGCTCCACCAGCAGACCGCCGAGCTGCGGCTGTCCCCGCTCGGTCAGCGGCTGCTGCCGATGCGGTTCGGGGCGGCGGGCGCGCGGGCGCTCGCCGACGCCGGCCCCGCCGACGCGGACGGCTGGGTCCGGCTGCGGCTCCCCGTCGAGTCCGAGGCCGTCGCCGTCGGCGACCTGCTCCGGCTGGGCACGGAAGCCGAGGTGCTCGGCCCGCCCGAACTGCGCCGCGCCCTCGCGGAGACGGTGACCGCGCTCGCCGGACGCTACGCCTGCCCGCCGCACGGGCGGGACGGGCAGGAGGAGCGGGACGGACAGGACGGGCAGGACGGGCCCTAG
- a CDS encoding DUF3224 domain-containing protein → MPTPVQPVETGGRFTFAHWEETPVGPAEAVPRLAHARVTNAFTGGIEAPGTACDYTIAYTGKNVGTYSGMELLAGSLDGRKGTFVLEERGTFDAAGTVCRFEVVPGSATGDLVGLTGSGGFTFRHGESSVAYSFTYDLG, encoded by the coding sequence ATGCCCACGCCCGTACAGCCCGTGGAGACCGGTGGCCGCTTCACCTTCGCCCACTGGGAGGAGACCCCCGTCGGCCCCGCGGAGGCCGTACCCCGGCTCGCCCACGCCCGTGTCACCAATGCCTTCACCGGTGGGATCGAGGCTCCTGGGACCGCCTGCGACTACACGATCGCCTACACCGGGAAGAACGTCGGCACCTACAGCGGCATGGAACTGCTCGCCGGCAGCCTCGACGGCCGCAAGGGCACCTTCGTACTGGAGGAGCGCGGCACCTTCGACGCGGCCGGCACCGTCTGCCGCTTCGAGGTGGTGCCCGGCTCCGCCACCGGGGACCTCGTGGGGCTGACGGGCTCCGGAGGATTCACCTTCCGCCACGGCGAATCCTCCGTCGCCTACTCCTTCACCTACGACCTGGGCTAG
- a CDS encoding DNRLRE domain-containing protein, with translation MRRSRSLAAALVLSLAGTGAGVGLGLAPQAAAVTPPVAFTADALATWQPNGVVWALAEAGGQVFAGGTFSTVRPPAGGAGSEQSAVNFVALDAATGAPTACTLSFTIGSGTATVRALALSPDKTTLYAGGYFGAVNGTAVSSLAAIDVASCTVKTGFRPAFAATVRALAVTGDTVYAGGDFLSVAGQPRQRFAAVGAADGALKPFTANADEPGRAVEVTPDGNGVILGGDFFTVNGTNTHALAVVDATSGALTTSYPGFIETNSVVKDIATDATGFYTANEGTGGGVFDGRIALNLSNFGQRWRDTCLGATQAVLPYQSVLYSASHAHDCSSVGEFPDGQRHHLLAQPTGGTGKLGWAPDTNDGIGEGIGPRVMTVGSKGGVQYLWVGGEFTTVNGAAQQSLTRFASTGDTGAPTVPVASAVSFKPGEVQVRWRTSLDLDDSALTYRIYRNGAATPVATVSADSLFFKRPQASWTDTTVAAGQSYTYRVTATDAAGNTSALSATASVTVPTTVDGYPNQVRADGAQQYWRYDESSLPFAADSSAGGNQSGVHHNAPALRQSPGAVSGASTAIGFNGTDTQVYGDQRQTVGSTYTIETWFKTTTTRGGKLVGFGNNQARGSNQYDKHIYMTNGGRLVYGVYTGATRTITTSGAYNDDQWHHVVATQGPGGMSLYVDGVQRGTLAVTTHENFSGYWHAGGDSLGGWPDRPTSEYWAGRLDETAVYPTVLSAAQVQNHHALATAPADSVVQVTAAEDTYANAGAPATNYGTSGSLAVRGTSFYASYLRFNLPAAPAGTVLKSATLSVKTSTMSGAGTTDTVSVVPVTGSWTEGGTTYNNRPALGGPALGAFAGVPDGSAVHTTGLTTATVAAALGGGYGLALSSTGTDALWLWSSEAQAGEGTPQLTLTFGAP, from the coding sequence ATGCGTAGATCCCGAAGCCTGGCGGCCGCTCTCGTCCTGTCCCTGGCCGGAACCGGCGCAGGAGTGGGCCTCGGCCTCGCCCCACAGGCCGCGGCCGTCACCCCGCCCGTCGCGTTCACCGCCGACGCACTCGCGACCTGGCAGCCCAACGGCGTCGTCTGGGCCCTCGCCGAGGCCGGCGGCCAGGTCTTCGCCGGCGGCACCTTCTCCACCGTGCGCCCGCCCGCGGGCGGAGCCGGGAGCGAGCAGTCGGCCGTGAACTTCGTGGCGCTCGACGCCGCGACCGGCGCCCCGACCGCCTGCACCCTGTCCTTCACCATCGGCTCCGGCACCGCGACGGTCCGCGCTCTCGCCCTCTCGCCGGACAAGACGACCCTGTACGCCGGCGGTTACTTCGGCGCCGTCAACGGCACGGCCGTCTCCAGCCTCGCCGCCATCGACGTGGCGAGCTGCACGGTCAAGACCGGCTTCCGCCCGGCCTTCGCGGCCACCGTCCGCGCCCTCGCCGTCACCGGTGACACCGTCTACGCGGGCGGCGACTTCCTCAGCGTGGCCGGTCAGCCGCGCCAGCGCTTCGCCGCCGTCGGCGCGGCCGACGGGGCGCTGAAGCCCTTCACCGCCAACGCCGACGAGCCCGGGCGCGCCGTCGAGGTCACCCCTGACGGCAACGGCGTGATCCTCGGCGGCGACTTCTTCACCGTCAACGGCACGAACACGCACGCGCTGGCCGTCGTCGACGCGACGAGCGGCGCGCTCACCACGTCGTACCCCGGTTTCATCGAGACCAACTCCGTCGTCAAGGACATCGCGACCGACGCCACCGGCTTCTACACCGCCAACGAGGGCACCGGCGGCGGGGTCTTCGACGGCCGGATCGCGCTCAACCTCAGCAACTTCGGCCAGCGCTGGCGCGACACCTGCCTCGGTGCCACCCAGGCCGTGCTGCCGTACCAGAGCGTGCTCTACAGCGCCTCCCACGCGCACGACTGCTCCAGCGTCGGCGAGTTCCCCGACGGCCAGCGTCACCACCTGCTCGCCCAGCCCACCGGCGGCACCGGCAAGCTGGGCTGGGCCCCCGACACCAACGACGGCATCGGCGAGGGCATCGGCCCGCGCGTCATGACGGTCGGCTCCAAGGGCGGCGTCCAGTACCTGTGGGTCGGCGGGGAGTTCACCACCGTCAACGGGGCGGCGCAGCAGAGCCTGACGCGCTTCGCCTCCACCGGGGACACCGGCGCGCCCACCGTGCCCGTGGCGAGCGCGGTCAGCTTCAAGCCCGGCGAGGTCCAGGTGCGCTGGCGCACCAGCCTCGACCTCGACGACAGCGCGCTGACGTACAGGATCTACCGGAACGGCGCGGCCACGCCGGTCGCCACAGTCAGCGCCGACTCGCTGTTCTTCAAGCGCCCGCAGGCCTCCTGGACCGACACCACCGTCGCGGCGGGCCAGTCGTACACCTACCGGGTGACGGCCACCGACGCGGCCGGCAACACCAGCGCCCTGTCCGCGACGGCGAGCGTGACGGTCCCGACCACGGTGGACGGCTACCCGAACCAGGTCCGCGCCGACGGGGCCCAGCAGTACTGGCGCTACGACGAATCGTCCCTGCCCTTCGCCGCCGACTCCTCGGCCGGCGGCAACCAGAGCGGCGTGCACCACAACGCCCCCGCCCTGCGCCAGAGCCCGGGCGCGGTCTCCGGTGCGAGCACGGCGATCGGCTTCAACGGCACGGACACCCAGGTGTACGGGGACCAGCGGCAGACGGTGGGCAGCACCTACACCATCGAGACCTGGTTCAAGACGACCACCACCCGGGGCGGCAAGCTCGTCGGCTTCGGCAACAACCAGGCGCGCGGCAGCAATCAGTACGACAAGCACATCTACATGACCAATGGCGGCCGGCTGGTCTACGGGGTCTACACCGGAGCCACCCGCACCATCACCACGAGCGGCGCGTACAACGACGACCAGTGGCACCACGTCGTCGCGACCCAGGGACCCGGCGGGATGAGCCTCTACGTGGACGGCGTCCAGCGGGGCACCCTCGCCGTCACCACGCACGAGAACTTCTCGGGCTACTGGCACGCCGGAGGTGACAGCCTCGGCGGCTGGCCCGACCGCCCGACCAGCGAGTACTGGGCGGGCCGGCTCGACGAGACCGCCGTCTACCCGACCGTCCTGAGCGCGGCCCAGGTGCAGAACCACCACGCCCTCGCCACCGCCCCGGCCGACTCCGTGGTCCAGGTCACGGCCGCGGAGGACACCTACGCCAACGCGGGCGCACCCGCCACGAACTACGGCACCTCGGGATCGCTCGCCGTGCGCGGCACCTCGTTCTACGCGAGCTACCTGCGCTTCAACCTGCCCGCCGCGCCCGCGGGCACGGTGCTGAAGTCGGCCACCCTCAGCGTGAAGACGAGCACGATGAGCGGCGCCGGAACGACGGACACCGTCTCGGTCGTCCCGGTGACCGGGTCGTGGACCGAGGGCGGTACGACGTACAACAACCGGCCCGCCCTGGGCGGTCCGGCGCTCGGCGCCTTCGCGGGGGTCCCGGACGGTTCGGCGGTGCACACCACCGGACTGACCACCGCAACCGTCGCGGCGGCGCTCGGCGGCGGCTACGGCCTGGCGCTGAGCAGCACCGGTACCGACGCCCTGTGGCTGTGGTCCTCCGAGGCGCAGGCGGGCGAGGGGACGCCGCAGCTGACCCTCACCTTCGGCGCGCCGTGA
- a CDS encoding helix-turn-helix domain-containing protein, whose product MDKPSDKPSPHQAVLDEVAPRLKRLRAQSGLTLAALSEATGISKSTLSRLESGQRRPSLELLLPLAAAYRVPLDDLVGAPEVGDPRVRLTPRTLPNGGTAVPLTRGPGPLQAYKMLIPDRGGEPDPRTHEGYEWLYVLEGRLRLVLAEHDLVLGPGEVAEFDTRLPHWFTSADGRPVEILSLFGRQGERMHIRAKPRT is encoded by the coding sequence ATGGACAAGCCATCGGACAAGCCATCTCCCCACCAAGCGGTCCTCGACGAGGTCGCACCCCGGCTCAAACGGCTGCGCGCTCAGAGCGGCCTCACCCTGGCCGCGCTCTCCGAGGCGACCGGCATCTCGAAGAGCACTCTGTCCCGGCTGGAGTCCGGGCAGCGCCGCCCCAGCCTGGAACTGCTGCTGCCGCTCGCCGCGGCGTACCGGGTGCCCCTGGACGACCTGGTCGGCGCTCCCGAGGTGGGGGATCCCCGGGTCCGGCTGACCCCGCGCACCCTGCCGAACGGCGGCACGGCCGTCCCCCTGACCCGCGGCCCGGGCCCCCTCCAGGCGTACAAGATGCTCATCCCCGACCGGGGCGGCGAGCCGGATCCCCGGACGCACGAGGGCTACGAGTGGCTGTACGTGCTGGAGGGCCGTCTGCGACTCGTCCTCGCCGAGCACGACCTGGTCCTCGGCCCCGGCGAGGTGGCCGAGTTCGACACCCGGCTGCCCCACTGGTTCACCAGCGCGGACGGGCGGCCCGTGGAGATCCTCAGCCTCTTCGGGCGGCAGGGGGAGCGCATGCACATTCGCGCCAAGCCCCGCACGTGA
- a CDS encoding MFS transporter: protein MSPSRDSGPAHPYGQHPARGDGRAGAVVPDVGRAERAGPAAAATITTALAAPAVRWALAGLSLSVLLSSLGTSIAHVGLPTLAEAFSASFQEVQWIVLAYLLAITTLIVGAGRLGDLVGRRRLLLAGISLFTGASVLCGAAPTLWLLIGARAAQGLGAAVMTALTMAFVGETVPKARTGRAMGLLGTMSSVGTALGPSLGGALIAGFGWRALFLVNVPLGLLALSLAHRHLPVDRQEPRAGRARFDHLGTLLLALTLAAYALAMTLGHGRFGPLNVALLVAAACGVGLFVRAEARADSPLVRRAMFRDPVLRASLATSALVSTVMMATLVVGPFYLSRTLGLGEALVGVVLSVGPLVAAVSGVPAGRLADRFGARRMTAVGLVAMAAGSFVLSVAPPALGVLGYVLPLAVVTAGYAVFQTANNTSVMADVLPDRRGVVSGLLNLSRNLGLVTGASVMGAVFAGASATTDVTRASAAAVAAGMRTTFLVAALLVLAALAVALGSGWYRGLTAGRNRTGRTRTRGRLRRGSAGP, encoded by the coding sequence ATGAGCCCCAGCAGAGATTCCGGACCCGCGCACCCGTACGGACAGCACCCCGCCCGCGGTGACGGGAGGGCCGGCGCCGTCGTGCCGGACGTCGGGCGGGCGGAACGGGCCGGGCCGGCCGCCGCCGCCACCATCACCACCGCGTTGGCGGCTCCCGCGGTGCGGTGGGCGCTGGCCGGTCTGTCGCTCTCCGTCCTGCTCTCCTCGCTCGGCACGAGCATCGCCCACGTGGGCCTGCCCACCCTGGCCGAGGCGTTCTCCGCGTCCTTCCAGGAGGTCCAGTGGATCGTCCTGGCCTACCTCCTCGCCATCACCACCCTGATCGTCGGCGCCGGACGGCTCGGTGACCTCGTCGGCCGCCGAAGGCTGCTCCTGGCCGGCATATCCCTGTTCACCGGCGCCTCGGTCCTGTGCGGGGCCGCGCCCACCCTCTGGCTGCTGATCGGCGCCCGGGCGGCGCAGGGCCTCGGAGCGGCGGTCATGACGGCCCTCACCATGGCGTTCGTGGGCGAGACGGTCCCGAAGGCGAGGACGGGGAGGGCCATGGGGCTGCTCGGCACGATGTCCTCGGTCGGCACCGCGCTCGGTCCGTCGCTGGGCGGCGCCCTGATCGCCGGGTTCGGCTGGCGGGCGCTCTTCCTCGTCAACGTGCCGCTGGGCCTGCTGGCCCTGTCCCTCGCCCACCGCCATCTGCCCGTAGACCGGCAGGAGCCCCGAGCCGGCCGGGCCCGCTTCGACCACCTGGGCACGCTGCTCCTCGCGCTGACCCTGGCGGCCTACGCGCTCGCCATGACCCTCGGACACGGCCGTTTCGGACCGCTGAACGTGGCGCTGCTGGTGGCCGCCGCCTGCGGAGTCGGCCTGTTCGTGCGCGCCGAGGCGCGAGCGGACTCCCCGTTGGTCCGGCGGGCGATGTTCCGCGATCCGGTGCTCCGTGCGAGCCTCGCCACGAGCGCGCTCGTCTCGACGGTGATGATGGCGACGCTGGTGGTCGGTCCGTTCTACCTCTCTCGCACGCTCGGGCTCGGCGAGGCCCTGGTCGGAGTCGTCCTGTCGGTCGGCCCCCTGGTCGCCGCGGTGAGCGGGGTGCCGGCCGGTCGCCTCGCGGACCGGTTCGGCGCACGTCGCATGACGGCCGTCGGGCTCGTCGCGATGGCGGCCGGCTCCTTCGTCCTGTCCGTGGCGCCGCCGGCGCTCGGGGTCCTCGGCTACGTCCTCCCCCTCGCCGTCGTCACCGCCGGCTACGCGGTGTTCCAGACGGCGAACAACACCTCGGTCATGGCGGACGTCCTCCCGGACCGGCGGGGGGTCGTGTCCGGCCTGCTGAACCTCTCCCGCAACCTCGGGCTCGTCACCGGTGCGTCCGTCATGGGCGCCGTGTTCGCGGGCGCGTCGGCGACGACCGACGTCACCCGGGCGTCCGCCGCGGCCGTGGCCGCCGGCATGCGGACCACCTTCCTGGTCGCGGCCCTCCTGGTCCTCGCCGCGCTCGCCGTGGCGCTGGGGAGCGGGTGGTACCGCGGGCTCACCGCCGGAAGGAATCGAACCGGGAGGACCCGAACGCGCGGACGGCTGCGGCGCGGCTCCGCAGGGCCGTGA
- a CDS encoding Crp/Fnr family transcriptional regulator produces MSTPSPIKIAAVLSTEHRGRLMSQAREINFPENARIFDEGNRADSFWIVRSGTVTLEIPVAGRRPAPVESLGPGELVGWSWLFPPYVWQLGASAMTPVRAYEFDAPAIRMLMDADPAFGSAIGHWVGRVLALRLQQTRTRLLELYAPRLTTTG; encoded by the coding sequence GTGAGCACACCTTCCCCCATCAAGATCGCTGCCGTCCTGTCCACGGAACACCGTGGACGGCTGATGTCCCAGGCCCGGGAGATCAATTTTCCGGAGAACGCCCGGATATTCGACGAAGGCAACCGGGCGGACTCGTTCTGGATCGTGCGCTCGGGCACGGTGACCCTGGAGATACCCGTGGCCGGCCGCAGGCCGGCCCCCGTGGAGAGCCTCGGCCCCGGCGAGCTGGTGGGCTGGTCCTGGCTGTTCCCGCCGTACGTGTGGCAGCTCGGCGCGTCGGCGATGACGCCGGTGCGCGCGTACGAGTTCGACGCCCCGGCCATACGCATGCTGATGGACGCCGACCCCGCCTTCGGGTCCGCGATCGGGCACTGGGTCGGACGCGTCCTCGCGCTGCGCCTCCAACAGACGCGCACCCGGCTGCTGGAGCTGTACGCCCCGCGCCTGACCACGACGGGCTGA
- a CDS encoding SSI family serine proteinase inhibitor encodes MRSIARGLGLGSAAMALTALTALAWPGTAGAAPAGTESLYAPSALVLGVTAGADADTGTVVRAVTLVCAPTPGGTHPDPVAACGELLANGSQLDPLAAPAADSVCTREWNPMTVTADGVWEGRRLNYSYTFANPCGLRNTTGVLFDF; translated from the coding sequence ATGCGGTCCATCGCAAGGGGTCTCGGGCTCGGTTCCGCCGCCATGGCGCTCACCGCGCTCACCGCACTGGCCTGGCCCGGCACGGCCGGCGCCGCCCCTGCCGGTACGGAGAGCCTGTACGCACCGTCCGCGCTCGTGCTCGGCGTGACGGCCGGGGCGGACGCCGACACCGGCACGGTGGTGCGTGCGGTGACGCTCGTCTGCGCGCCGACGCCCGGCGGGACGCACCCCGACCCGGTCGCCGCGTGCGGCGAATTACTCGCGAACGGCTCGCAGCTGGATCCGCTCGCGGCCCCGGCCGCCGACTCCGTGTGTACCAGGGAGTGGAACCCGATGACGGTGACGGCCGACGGCGTGTGGGAGGGCCGCCGGCTCAACTACAGCTACACCTTCGCCAATCCGTGCGGCCTGCGGAACACCACGGGCGTGCTGTTCGACTTCTGA
- a CDS encoding sel1 repeat family protein: MPYLLLLVAAVLSVLAWVNDSDGLVTASWVAWGVGVLLLVLRWRRNRHRFASLEEAEAAAAAGNPRALRALALRQKLLGDFTEAERLLRAAVERGDVESMWEMGRLVEQRDGLRESEPWFRMAAERGHFFAKRFFRPGHALNMDGNNPL, from the coding sequence ATGCCGTATCTGCTGCTGCTCGTCGCCGCCGTGCTCAGTGTGCTCGCCTGGGTCAACGACAGCGACGGCCTGGTCACCGCGAGCTGGGTGGCCTGGGGCGTGGGCGTCCTCCTCCTGGTGCTGCGATGGCGGCGCAACCGCCACAGGTTCGCCTCGCTGGAGGAGGCCGAGGCGGCGGCCGCCGCCGGGAACCCGCGTGCCCTGCGGGCCCTGGCGCTGCGGCAGAAGCTGCTCGGCGACTTCACCGAGGCCGAGCGGCTGCTGCGCGCCGCCGTCGAGCGGGGAGACGTGGAGTCGATGTGGGAGATGGGGCGGCTCGTCGAGCAGCGGGACGGGCTGCGGGAGTCCGAGCCGTGGTTCCGGATGGCCGCCGAGCGCGGGCACTTCTTCGCGAAGCGGTTCTTCCGGCCGGGACATGCCCTGAACATGGACGGCAACAATCCGCTGTGA
- a CDS encoding GNAT family N-acetyltransferase codes for MTGFEITGASAADMDLIRGWADEEGWNPGDSDRFAFAVADPQGFLVGRLHGEPVACISAVRYGDGFGFIGFYIARPAFRGQGYGIRLWQAGMERLDGRLVGLDGVVDQQDNYRKSGFRPAWNNIRHEGVAREDDADGPEAEIEDETEIVDAASLPFGLLAAYDRRFFPEARDAFLSAWTGLPGRTALAAVRHGRIEGLGVIRPCSAAHRIGPLYAATPAVAAALLRRLAGHAPGGLVALDVPDANPEATALCAGLGLVPTFETARMYTGPAPNLALAELFGVTSLELG; via the coding sequence ATGACGGGATTCGAGATCACCGGCGCGAGCGCCGCCGACATGGACCTGATCCGAGGCTGGGCCGACGAGGAGGGCTGGAATCCGGGGGATTCGGACCGGTTCGCCTTCGCCGTCGCCGACCCGCAGGGCTTCCTCGTCGGACGGCTCCACGGCGAACCGGTGGCCTGCATCTCCGCCGTGCGGTACGGCGACGGCTTCGGCTTCATCGGCTTCTACATCGCCCGTCCCGCCTTCCGTGGCCAGGGCTACGGGATCCGGCTGTGGCAGGCCGGGATGGAGCGCCTCGACGGGCGGCTCGTCGGCCTGGACGGGGTCGTCGACCAGCAGGACAACTACCGGAAGTCCGGATTCCGCCCGGCCTGGAACAACATCCGCCACGAGGGCGTCGCCCGGGAGGACGACGCAGACGGGCCCGAGGCCGAGATCGAGGACGAGACCGAGATCGTGGACGCGGCCTCGCTGCCCTTCGGCCTGCTCGCCGCCTACGACCGGCGGTTCTTCCCCGAAGCGCGCGACGCCTTCCTGTCCGCCTGGACCGGGCTGCCCGGCCGGACGGCCCTGGCCGCCGTCCGCCACGGCCGGATCGAGGGCCTCGGGGTGATCCGCCCGTGCAGCGCCGCGCACCGGATCGGCCCGTTGTACGCGGCCACCCCGGCCGTGGCGGCCGCCCTGCTGCGGCGGCTCGCCGGGCACGCGCCCGGTGGGCTGGTTGCCCTGGACGTGCCGGACGCGAACCCGGAGGCCACCGCGCTGTGCGCCGGCCTGGGCCTGGTCCCGACCTTCGAGACCGCCCGGATGTACACCGGCCCGGCCCCGAACCTCGCCCTGGCCGAACTGTTCGGCGTGACCAGCCTCGAACTGGGCTGA